A genomic window from Candidatus Bathyarchaeota archaeon includes:
- a CDS encoding type II toxin-antitoxin system ParD family antitoxin, producing MKLITLHLPEPYIQALDNLVDEKYYPNRAEAIRTAVRDLLSIEAWGRSRNG from the coding sequence ATGAAACTAATTACACTACACTTACCTGAACCGTACATCCAAGCCTTAGACAACTTAGTCGATGAAAAGTATTACCCTAACCGTGCTGAAGCAATACGCACAGCTGTCAGAGACTTGCTCAGCATAGAAGCATGGGGGCGTAGCCGAAATGGTTAG
- a CDS encoding HAD-IB family phosphatase, whose product MTVRPQSRKNKPLVIFDVEGVIIPKNRFLVFELSRKTGIFSFIKIVILGLLYEVRVLSLEYALEKIFQMFKGIPENEVIELTKNVPFMPGTEEVFKKLNSKGYKTALISSGLPTKVVEDFAATLQVDHAYGIDLEVTDGLLTGKIKNDLTKAGAKAVILKQLLETEKITPEECIVVADDRNNLPMFSLSKLRIGYNPDFLLTAKSDFITRGALTEILPQILGEKQSISKPKKTQPKGPRELIHIGSFLLTFISMYFLGSFLLAFLIVLVTGLYTLSEIARIRGVNIPVLSFITWKAANKTELYEFATSPIFFALGIALALFVFPEPINYASIAVLTLGDGGAHVFGMKFGKHPLPSNKGKSVEGTIAGFFCAFFGALFFVSPVMALVAAAVGMLIEGLPNPLNDNLLLPLVSGFVLVLIM is encoded by the coding sequence ATGACTGTCCGCCCTCAAAGCCGTAAAAACAAACCTTTGGTCATTTTTGATGTTGAAGGTGTCATAATACCAAAGAACCGTTTTTTAGTCTTTGAGTTATCCCGCAAAACAGGCATTTTTTCCTTCATTAAAATCGTTATCCTTGGTTTGCTTTACGAAGTCCGAGTATTATCTCTAGAATACGCTTTGGAAAAAATATTTCAAATGTTTAAAGGAATTCCAGAAAACGAAGTTATAGAACTTACCAAAAACGTGCCCTTCATGCCTGGAACTGAAGAAGTTTTCAAAAAATTGAATTCAAAAGGCTATAAAACTGCTCTTATTAGTTCGGGACTTCCAACCAAAGTAGTAGAAGATTTTGCGGCAACCCTTCAGGTTGACCATGCTTATGGAATTGATCTTGAAGTAACAGACGGACTTTTGACCGGAAAAATAAAAAATGACTTGACAAAAGCAGGTGCAAAAGCTGTTATTTTAAAACAACTTCTCGAAACTGAAAAAATTACCCCCGAAGAGTGTATTGTTGTAGCCGATGACCGTAATAATCTTCCTATGTTTTCACTATCAAAACTACGTATTGGTTACAACCCTGATTTTTTACTAACTGCAAAATCTGATTTCATCACACGGGGCGCATTAACAGAAATTTTGCCCCAAATATTGGGGGAAAAACAATCAATTTCCAAACCCAAAAAAACACAACCTAAAGGTCCCCGGGAATTAATTCACATTGGTAGTTTCCTGTTAACCTTTATTTCAATGTATTTTCTTGGAAGCTTTCTACTTGCCTTTTTGATAGTTTTGGTTACTGGTTTGTACACCTTATCCGAAATTGCCCGAATACGAGGCGTAAATATTCCTGTGCTTTCATTCATAACTTGGAAAGCAGCAAACAAAACTGAACTCTATGAGTTTGCTACTTCTCCAATATTTTTTGCTCTTGGAATCGCTCTTGCCCTTTTTGTGTTTCCTGAACCGATAAATTACGCATCTATTGCGGTACTCACCTTGGGGGATGGGGGTGCTCATGTGTTTGGGATGAAGTTTGGAAAACATCCTTTGCCTTCTAACAAAGGAAAAAGTGTAGAAGGAACCATTGCAGGTTTCTTTTGTGCTTTTTTCGGTGCATTGTTTTTTGTAAGTCCTGTAATGGCTTTGGTTGCTGCTGCTGTGGGTATGTTGATTGAAGGACTTCCAAATCCATTAAACGATAATTTGTTATTGCCTTTAGTTTCAGGTTTTGTTCTTGTTTTAATAATGTAA
- a CDS encoding methionine--tRNA ligase, with protein sequence MSLRKLVEVYVLTKILVTSAWPYINYVPHLGNIVSSILSADVVARYYRLKGEEVVYVTGSDEHGTPIEIEAVRLNIPPKQLTDRNHAQVSDLFKRWGIAFSNYTRTENPVHKQFVHDFLLKIYENGYIFTQETEQLYCPKCDRFLPDRFVEGTCPQCKDTGARGDQCDACGILLEPTNLLEPRCAICNETPVVQTRKHWYFDLPKLSEKLQDYIEGNQNLPDNARNFTLNLLKSGLKPRPVTRDNKWGIASPFPGSEGKTIYVWVEAVLGYLSATIQYFKNLGQEEKWKEYWFDKQTKTIYFIGKDNIPFHTVILPALLLATHESYNLPWTVHSTEFLMFDGQAFSKSRRIGVWIDEALELFPADYWRYSLLAIRPEVKDTNFSWTTLIEKVNSDLNDTFGNFVHRTLTFINKRFDATIPEPNNLDEKDKAALNEAKDIIRTIADRLETFKLQEALRQAISLAHLGNRYFNDKEPWKTIKTEPQQACNTMYVAVQIVKQLAIIMAPFIPFTSQKIWQLLNLDGSVHEQNWNQTEQKLPAGHKISNPTLLFSKIEENEEELQARVEQVRAKLKKSKTQ encoded by the coding sequence ATGAGTCTAAGAAAACTAGTGGAAGTGTATGTGTTGACTAAAATTTTGGTTACTTCTGCATGGCCGTATATCAATTATGTTCCACACCTAGGAAACATTGTTAGTTCGATTCTTTCTGCCGACGTTGTTGCTCGTTATTATCGACTAAAAGGAGAAGAGGTCGTTTACGTAACAGGTTCAGACGAACATGGAACCCCTATCGAAATCGAGGCAGTCCGTCTTAATATTCCTCCAAAACAATTGACTGATAGAAACCACGCCCAAGTATCTGACCTTTTCAAACGATGGGGAATAGCCTTCAGCAACTATACTCGCACAGAAAACCCTGTTCATAAACAGTTTGTTCATGACTTTTTGTTAAAAATTTATGAGAACGGATATATTTTCACCCAAGAAACTGAACAGCTCTACTGTCCAAAATGTGACCGCTTCTTACCTGACAGGTTCGTTGAAGGGACATGTCCACAATGTAAAGATACGGGTGCACGAGGAGACCAGTGCGATGCTTGTGGTATCCTTCTTGAGCCTACTAATCTTTTGGAGCCTCGTTGCGCAATCTGTAATGAGACCCCGGTTGTTCAAACAAGAAAGCACTGGTATTTTGATTTGCCAAAGTTGAGTGAAAAACTTCAAGATTACATTGAGGGCAACCAGAATTTGCCAGATAATGCTCGAAACTTTACTTTGAATCTTTTGAAAAGCGGACTAAAGCCTCGACCAGTTACCCGAGATAACAAATGGGGAATTGCTTCACCATTTCCGGGTTCTGAAGGTAAAACAATCTATGTGTGGGTTGAAGCGGTTTTGGGTTATTTGTCTGCTACTATTCAATACTTCAAGAATCTGGGACAGGAAGAAAAATGGAAAGAATACTGGTTTGACAAACAAACCAAAACAATTTACTTCATTGGAAAAGACAACATCCCGTTCCACACAGTTATTTTGCCTGCTTTGTTGCTTGCCACTCATGAATCATATAATCTGCCTTGGACGGTTCATTCCACAGAGTTTTTGATGTTTGACGGTCAAGCCTTTTCTAAAAGCCGCAGAATCGGAGTTTGGATTGATGAAGCTTTGGAACTGTTTCCTGCAGATTACTGGAGATACTCCTTGCTGGCCATACGTCCCGAAGTAAAAGACACAAACTTTTCGTGGACAACTCTTATCGAAAAAGTGAACTCAGACCTAAACGACACCTTCGGGAACTTTGTTCACAGAACATTAACGTTCATAAACAAACGATTCGATGCCACAATTCCAGAGCCAAATAATCTTGATGAAAAAGACAAAGCAGCCCTGAATGAAGCAAAGGATATAATTAGAACCATTGCAGATCGGTTGGAAACTTTCAAACTTCAAGAGGCCCTGCGTCAGGCAATTAGTCTTGCTCATTTAGGAAACAGATACTTTAATGATAAAGAGCCTTGGAAGACCATCAAAACAGAGCCCCAACAAGCTTGCAATACAATGTATGTTGCTGTTCAAATCGTGAAACAGTTGGCGATAATTATGGCACCCTTTATTCCCTTTACTTCACAGAAAATATGGCAGTTGCTTAATTTAGATGGCTCAGTACATGAACAAAACTGGAACCAAACAGAACAAAAACTGCCTGCAGGTCACAAGATAAGCAACCCTACATTGTTGTTCAGCAAAATTGAAGAAAACGAAGAAGAGCTTCAAGCCAGAGTAGAGCAAGTAAGAGCCAAACTAAAAAAATCAAAAACACAATAG
- the tfb gene encoding transcription initiation factor IIB (stabilizes TBP binding to an archaeal box-A promoter; responsible for recruiting RNA polymerase II to the pre-initiation complex): MTKQAVSLKCPECGSTNLVLDSEMGESVCSKCGLVVEDSLQSQEAEWRAFTPQERDSRARAGTPTNYSHYDKGLSTVIRVEKDAFGRPLSPKVKQQMWRLRRWHTRSKVHASQSRNLMLAMSELQRLSDVLHMPSSVHDMAAIVYRKALNEGLVRGRSIGGMVAGSLYAAVRFTKVPRTLKEISEASQRTGKEIARSYSVIVRNLDMRMPIDDPTDYITKVAENAKVSSDVEGLAINLIREAKRNYATTGKDPSGLAAAILYLSAKMLKEKVTQAQLAKAANVTEVTVRNRKRDLMKSLNLTKA; this comes from the coding sequence TTGACTAAACAGGCAGTCTCACTCAAATGCCCTGAATGTGGCAGTACAAACCTAGTTTTAGACTCCGAAATGGGAGAATCTGTCTGTAGCAAGTGTGGATTAGTAGTAGAAGACAGTCTGCAAAGCCAAGAAGCAGAATGGAGAGCATTTACACCACAAGAAAGAGACTCCAGAGCAAGAGCTGGAACCCCAACAAACTATTCTCATTACGATAAAGGGCTATCAACAGTCATACGCGTAGAAAAAGACGCTTTTGGGCGCCCACTTTCGCCAAAAGTTAAACAACAAATGTGGCGCCTAAGACGATGGCACACACGATCAAAAGTTCACGCATCACAAAGCAGAAACCTCATGCTAGCCATGAGCGAACTTCAACGCCTGTCTGATGTTCTCCACATGCCATCTTCAGTTCATGACATGGCAGCAATTGTCTACAGAAAAGCCTTGAATGAAGGATTAGTTCGGGGAAGAAGCATTGGAGGAATGGTCGCAGGATCATTATACGCTGCAGTAAGGTTCACTAAGGTGCCTAGAACATTAAAAGAAATTTCAGAAGCCAGCCAACGAACTGGAAAAGAAATTGCCAGATCATACAGCGTAATCGTTAGAAATCTTGACATGCGAATGCCAATTGACGACCCAACAGATTACATTACAAAAGTAGCAGAAAACGCCAAAGTTTCCAGCGATGTTGAAGGATTAGCAATAAACCTGATACGAGAAGCAAAACGGAACTATGCAACCACAGGAAAAGATCCATCAGGATTAGCCGCCGCTATTCTCTATTTGTCAGCCAAAATGCTTAAAGAAAAAGTAACACAGGCACAGCTTGCTAAAGCAGCAAACGTTACAGAAGTTACTGTTCGAAACAGAAAACGGGATCTAATGAAGAGTCTTAACTTGACAAAAGCCTAA
- the guaA gene encoding glutamine-hydrolyzing GMP synthase: protein MKHDSILVLDFGGQYCNLIARRIRELKVYSEIVSCDITPQEIEELNKTLNVKGLILSGGPWSVYEQDAPKFDPELLTLDIPILGLCYGHQMIAFFSNGKVKPGTTKEYGIAYVTIDKPVGLLKDLNKHEKVWMSHGDTVYDLPQDYEMLAFTESCPIAAYHHKTKPIFGLQWHPEVVHTENGMKMLRNFIFEVCKCEPNWKPESLIENAVQEIRETVGEGTAIIGLSGGIDSSVATFMAAKAIGKRLLAIYVDHGFMREGETEYVESTFKKHGVNIIAIHAQDRFMKRLFGVIDPETKRKIIGEEFIRVFEEAAKKIAADYLIQGTIYPDRIESGFRKHSDTIKTHHNVGGLPEDIEFKLIIEPLRDLYKDEVREVAKIMGLPDELVHRQPFPGPGLAVRVIGELTEEKVDLVRKADKIVTDEIEEAGLGTSLWQYFAVLTQTKSTGVKGDSRAYGYTIAVRIVDSKEAMTAGFARISYDILERISTRITNEMPKINRVVYDITHKPPSTIEWE, encoded by the coding sequence ATGAAGCATGATTCAATTTTGGTGCTGGATTTTGGGGGGCAGTATTGTAATCTTATTGCCCGAAGAATCAGGGAACTCAAAGTTTACTCAGAAATTGTTTCTTGTGACATAACTCCCCAAGAAATCGAAGAACTAAACAAAACCCTGAACGTCAAAGGTTTAATACTTTCTGGCGGTCCATGGAGCGTTTACGAACAAGATGCACCAAAATTTGATCCTGAACTCCTTACTTTAGACATCCCTATTCTTGGATTATGTTACGGTCATCAAATGATCGCGTTTTTCTCCAACGGAAAAGTCAAACCCGGAACAACAAAAGAATACGGAATAGCATATGTAACAATCGACAAACCAGTAGGACTCCTCAAAGACCTTAACAAACATGAAAAAGTTTGGATGAGCCACGGGGACACAGTATATGACCTGCCGCAAGACTACGAGATGTTGGCCTTTACTGAAAGTTGCCCAATAGCAGCTTATCATCATAAAACAAAACCAATTTTCGGTCTACAATGGCACCCTGAAGTAGTCCATACTGAAAATGGAATGAAAATGCTTAGAAACTTCATCTTTGAAGTGTGCAAATGCGAGCCAAACTGGAAACCTGAATCTTTGATTGAAAATGCAGTGCAGGAAATACGAGAAACAGTTGGTGAAGGAACTGCCATAATTGGGTTGAGTGGCGGCATCGATTCTAGTGTTGCTACGTTTATGGCGGCTAAGGCTATAGGGAAGCGGCTTTTGGCGATTTATGTTGATCATGGTTTCATGCGCGAAGGTGAAACAGAATACGTTGAATCTACCTTCAAAAAGCATGGAGTTAATATCATTGCGATTCATGCTCAGGACCGTTTTATGAAACGCCTTTTTGGTGTTATTGACCCTGAAACGAAACGAAAAATCATTGGGGAAGAATTTATCAGGGTTTTCGAAGAAGCTGCAAAAAAAATTGCGGCTGATTATCTCATTCAGGGAACTATTTACCCTGATCGAATCGAGTCTGGTTTTAGAAAACACTCCGATACGATAAAAACTCATCACAATGTTGGAGGTTTACCCGAAGATATCGAATTCAAATTAATAATTGAGCCTCTACGTGATCTTTACAAGGATGAAGTTCGTGAAGTTGCAAAAATCATGGGTTTACCTGACGAGTTAGTTCATAGGCAACCTTTTCCTGGTCCAGGATTGGCAGTCAGAGTTATTGGTGAATTAACTGAAGAAAAAGTAGATTTAGTACGCAAAGCAGACAAAATTGTTACTGATGAAATTGAAGAAGCTGGTCTTGGAACTAGTTTGTGGCAATATTTTGCTGTGTTGACTCAGACAAAAAGCACTGGTGTGAAAGGTGATTCTCGTGCCTACGGTTACACCATTGCGGTACGAATTGTTGACAGCAAAGAAGCCATGACTGCAGGTTTTGCCAGAATTTCTTACGATATACTTGAACGAATTTCAACCCGTATAACTAACGAGATGCCCAAAATAAATCGAGTAGTATATGACATAACCCATAAGCCCCCTTCAACCATAGAATGGGAATAA
- a CDS encoding adenosine-specific kinase, which produces MNLETVKVEVPDNCNVILGSAHFIKTVEDIYEAVVNAVPTVKFGVAFCEASGPCLVRVEGNNEELKTTASEHALKLSCGHSFIVFLKDAYPINVLDKIKQVPEVCNVHAATANPLEVIVVETEQGRGILGVIDGFKSKGIEIEKDTKDRKEFLRKIGYKL; this is translated from the coding sequence ATGAATCTTGAAACAGTTAAGGTTGAGGTTCCTGACAACTGTAACGTGATTTTGGGTTCTGCTCATTTCATAAAAACAGTAGAAGACATCTATGAAGCCGTAGTTAATGCAGTTCCCACGGTAAAATTTGGTGTAGCATTTTGTGAAGCCTCTGGACCCTGCTTGGTGAGAGTTGAAGGAAACAATGAAGAACTGAAAACGACTGCTTCTGAACACGCTTTGAAATTAAGTTGCGGTCATTCCTTTATTGTTTTTCTAAAAGATGCTTATCCTATTAATGTTTTAGACAAAATCAAACAAGTGCCCGAGGTATGTAATGTGCATGCAGCAACTGCTAACCCTCTAGAAGTTATAGTTGTAGAAACAGAACAGGGCAGAGGAATCCTTGGAGTTATTGACGGCTTCAAAAGCAAAGGAATCGAAATAGAAAAAGACACAAAAGACCGAAAAGAGTTCCTCAGGAAAATTGGTTATAAGCTTTGA
- a CDS encoding glycosyltransferase family 2 protein: protein MIEFLNAVFTVLVIIICIYIARHYLFTVVALYPKNKPFPSREYSNIVYEPKVSVLIPARDEEDVIERILQRMTELTYPKEKFEVIVIDDASTDQTAKNAKRFAKHYDYIHFVQRSQQEGGKGKPEALNYALKFVSGEIIYCFDADYYPQRNVIEKLTESFKDPKVGAVQGRVTVLNESNTIITRLVTLERTGGYRVDQFARNELELIPQYGGTVGGFRRNLIEQLGGWDPNMLAEDTDLTFRIYLAGFTIKYLNYADCYEEAVETWSSYWRQRTRWSTGHMQCAFRYVRAVLRSKNLSFCQKVDGFLLLNIYFLPLLSVLAWILGALLFFFYPLEHLKLLWMVVPLSFYSSVGNFAPFFEVGIGAYLDGRDRICWLIPLLFITFMFNVLICTKSFIDICIGKLSGKKSHAWKKTVHKGNRVRGAI, encoded by the coding sequence TTGATTGAATTTTTAAATGCTGTATTTACGGTTCTGGTTATAATAATTTGCATTTACATTGCACGCCATTATTTGTTCACTGTCGTTGCTTTGTATCCGAAAAATAAGCCCTTCCCGTCAAGGGAGTATTCAAATATTGTTTATGAGCCTAAGGTTTCAGTTTTGATTCCTGCCCGAGACGAAGAGGATGTTATCGAGCGGATTCTTCAAAGAATGACCGAATTAACTTATCCTAAAGAAAAATTTGAAGTAATCGTGATAGATGACGCCTCTACGGACCAAACAGCAAAAAACGCCAAAAGATTTGCCAAACATTATGATTACATTCATTTTGTACAAAGAAGCCAACAGGAAGGCGGGAAAGGAAAACCTGAAGCTTTGAATTACGCCTTAAAGTTTGTATCTGGAGAAATTATTTACTGTTTTGATGCTGATTACTATCCTCAAAGAAATGTAATCGAAAAACTAACTGAAAGTTTCAAAGACCCTAAAGTAGGCGCAGTACAAGGACGGGTAACTGTTCTAAATGAGTCCAATACCATAATTACCCGACTTGTTACGCTGGAACGAACTGGAGGCTACCGTGTTGACCAGTTTGCTCGTAATGAACTGGAACTTATTCCTCAATATGGTGGAACTGTTGGTGGATTCAGAAGAAACTTAATTGAACAATTAGGAGGGTGGGACCCAAACATGCTGGCTGAGGACACCGACCTAACTTTTAGGATTTATTTGGCTGGTTTTACAATCAAGTATCTAAATTACGCTGATTGTTACGAAGAAGCCGTTGAAACATGGAGTTCATACTGGCGACAGCGCACTAGGTGGTCGACAGGTCATATGCAATGCGCATTTAGGTACGTGAGGGCGGTTCTGAGAAGTAAGAATCTTAGTTTTTGCCAAAAAGTTGACGGCTTTTTGCTTCTTAACATCTATTTTCTGCCCTTGTTATCTGTTTTAGCATGGATTCTTGGTGCATTATTATTCTTTTTTTATCCCCTGGAACACCTTAAGTTACTATGGATGGTGGTTCCCCTTTCATTTTATAGTTCTGTAGGGAACTTTGCTCCATTTTTTGAAGTTGGAATCGGTGCATATTTAGATGGACGCGACAGAATCTGCTGGTTGATACCTTTGTTGTTCATAACATTCATGTTTAACGTTCTAATCTGCACAAAATCCTTCATTGACATTTGTATCGGAAAACTTTCTGGAAAAAAGAGTCATGCTTGGAAAAAAACAGTTCACAAAGGAAACCGAGTTCGTGGAGCTATCTAG
- a CDS encoding DUF128 domain-containing protein: MAQDSDSTRKEIEILRILSEFEDPVGSTLLKRELRKRGFLLSERTVRYHLQLLEAKGFVLGHERKGRTITQQGLEELSRSLATQRLGFTTTRFMSLAYSANYDPVADSGTVVGNVALLDKTLQHKAVDTMKALQNMNLLSAPYIKILNEGEEYCDISVPKDKFALFTVCNLTLDSILIHSGIPLFFKYGGLVQVVNKKPIRFVEIISYEGTTIPPLEVFVYRKMTSISRILKTGSGMLLATLREAPSEAREKTVKILEEQQKKGWGGVIVLGEPNEPVLGVPVGMDRFGICMVGGIVPGAAMVEEGEHDVTFTSHCFVPINDMTRI, from the coding sequence ATGGCACAAGACAGCGATAGCACCCGAAAAGAAATTGAAATATTGCGAATTCTTAGCGAGTTTGAAGATCCAGTGGGTTCGACATTGCTTAAACGGGAATTAAGGAAACGCGGTTTTCTTCTCAGCGAAAGAACAGTGCGGTATCATCTGCAGTTGTTAGAAGCAAAAGGTTTTGTTTTAGGCCATGAACGCAAAGGACGAACAATAACTCAACAAGGTTTAGAAGAACTAAGTAGATCTCTTGCCACTCAGCGCCTTGGGTTTACTACAACCCGTTTTATGTCTTTAGCTTATTCTGCAAATTACGATCCAGTTGCTGACTCTGGAACTGTTGTTGGAAACGTGGCGTTATTAGACAAAACTCTACAGCATAAAGCCGTGGATACAATGAAAGCCCTCCAGAACATGAATCTGTTGTCTGCACCTTACATCAAAATATTAAACGAGGGGGAAGAATACTGTGACATTTCCGTTCCAAAGGACAAATTTGCCCTTTTCACTGTTTGTAACTTAACTTTAGATAGCATACTGATTCATTCGGGAATTCCCCTATTTTTCAAGTATGGGGGTCTTGTTCAAGTAGTAAACAAAAAACCAATCCGGTTCGTGGAAATAATCTCCTACGAGGGAACAACTATTCCTCCGTTGGAAGTTTTTGTTTACCGAAAAATGACTTCTATTTCACGTATACTAAAAACAGGTTCAGGAATGCTGCTGGCTACTTTACGTGAGGCGCCTTCAGAAGCACGGGAAAAAACTGTAAAGATTCTTGAAGAACAACAAAAGAAAGGCTGGGGCGGAGTAATAGTTTTAGGAGAACCCAACGAACCCGTTCTTGGTGTACCCGTGGGCATGGACAGGTTCGGAATATGTATGGTTGGCGGAATTGTTCCAGGGGCAGCAATGGTTGAAGAAGGAGAGCATGACGTTACCTTTACGTCACACTGTTTTGTTCCAATCAATGACATGACACGAATCTAA
- a CDS encoding CehA/McbA family metallohydrolase translates to MGLKIDFHVHTCYSKDSSITLEQVVSFAKKRGLDGVAITDHNSVEGALKLKTKEIIVIPGIEVSTLQGHLLGINLTTPIPAKLSMEETIQQIHEAGGIAVAAHPTAFYKSPATRKVTSYDAVEVMNAASIPFSVLTHYSRKFAEQLNLPQTGGSDSHYAPEIGSAYTVVDADPNIDEIAKAVIRGATSPRGKGIPFKIRVKRSISKFKRKM, encoded by the coding sequence TTGGGATTAAAAATCGATTTTCACGTTCATACATGTTATTCCAAAGATTCATCTATAACCCTTGAGCAGGTTGTTTCCTTCGCGAAAAAACGTGGACTAGACGGGGTTGCAATAACAGACCATAACAGTGTTGAAGGAGCACTTAAACTAAAAACTAAAGAAATTATTGTTATCCCCGGAATAGAGGTCTCCACATTACAAGGACATCTTCTGGGGATTAACCTGACAACACCAATTCCAGCAAAATTAAGCATGGAAGAAACAATACAACAGATTCACGAAGCTGGAGGAATAGCAGTGGCTGCTCATCCTACTGCGTTTTACAAATCTCCTGCAACAAGAAAGGTGACAAGCTATGATGCAGTTGAAGTCATGAACGCTGCCTCTATTCCATTTTCTGTTTTGACTCATTACAGCAGAAAATTTGCAGAACAACTGAATCTTCCCCAAACTGGAGGAAGCGATTCGCATTATGCCCCAGAAATTGGTTCAGCATACACAGTTGTTGACGCAGATCCCAACATTGACGAAATTGCAAAGGCAGTAATTCGCGGAGCCACATCTCCGAGGGGAAAAGGGATACCGTTCAAAATTAGGGTAAAAAGGTCAATTTCAAAATTCAAAAGAAAAATGTAG
- a CDS encoding potassium channel protein yields MADSSKIEYRPISVRDALKEMKDVSEIMIDLAYSAALFNSDELAEEVMELEKRVDYLDYIINMNIMLAARDADDAKHLTAVSTVAAATNKVSDAAADIATIVLKNIGIHPIVRKAFEQVEERLGRAIVKSDSILINKTLGELELAAKLGVDIIAIRRHCEWIIDPEDDEKIVDGDVLISRGAPNGTDDLKALASGKLNELEE; encoded by the coding sequence TTGGCTGATTCTAGTAAAATTGAGTACAGGCCTATCTCTGTTCGTGACGCACTTAAAGAAATGAAAGATGTGTCCGAAATAATGATTGACCTAGCCTATTCTGCAGCCCTTTTTAACAGTGATGAACTCGCAGAAGAAGTAATGGAACTCGAAAAAAGAGTAGATTATCTAGATTATATCATAAACATGAACATCATGCTTGCAGCCAGAGATGCTGATGATGCAAAACACCTAACAGCTGTATCTACAGTAGCTGCAGCTACAAACAAAGTTTCGGACGCTGCAGCAGATATCGCAACTATTGTTCTAAAAAACATTGGAATTCATCCAATTGTGCGCAAAGCCTTTGAGCAAGTTGAAGAACGCTTAGGACGAGCAATAGTCAAGTCGGATTCAATTTTAATTAACAAAACCCTTGGCGAGCTAGAATTAGCCGCTAAACTCGGAGTTGACATAATAGCCATTCGGCGTCATTGTGAGTGGATAATAGACCCCGAGGACGATGAGAAAATCGTGGACGGTGACGTTTTGATTTCTAGGGGTGCTCCCAATGGTACGGATGATTTAAAGGCTTTAGCTTCTGGTAAATTAAACGAGTTGGAAGAATAA